One segment of Manihot esculenta cultivar AM560-2 chromosome 4, M.esculenta_v8, whole genome shotgun sequence DNA contains the following:
- the LOC110613206 gene encoding dirigent protein 4 has protein sequence MQSCQILELAFILCLTATPVYSQYYSKTLPYKSAKNKVTNLHFFFHDTLSGENPSAILIASPNITNKFQFGKAYAIDDPLTLGPEPTSHVIGNAQGFYLFSGKESSSLVSYYDLGFTEGEFNGSSFSLFSRNPVEDTERELAVVGGRGKFRSAEGFALLKTYYFNLTTGDAVVEYDVTLIHY, from the coding sequence atgcaAAGCTGCCAAATTTTGGAGTTGGCTTTCATCCTTTGCCTCACAGCCACCCCAGTGTATTCCCAATACTATTCCAAGACTCTTCCATACAAATCAGCTAAGAACAAGGTGACCAATCTCCACTTCTTCTTCCATGACACACTCAGTGGCGAAAACCCTAGCGCTATTCTGATAGCAAGTCCTAACATAACCAACAAATTTCAATTTGGCAAAGCATACGCCATTGACGATCCTCTAACACTCGGTCCTGAACCAACATCTCATGTCATTGGCAATGCACAAGGGTTTTACTTGTTTTCTGGTAAAGAGTCATCGTCGCTTGTGTCGTATTATGATTTGGGTTTCACAGAAGGCGAGTTCAATGGAAGctctttcagtttgttttcaaGAAATCCAGTGGAAGATACTGAACGTGAGCTTGCAGTTGTTGGGGGGAGAGGGAAGTTTAGATCGGCGGAAGGATTTGCTCTGCTGAAGACTTATTATTTTAATCTGACTACAGGTGATGCTGTTGTTGAGTATGATGTGACTCTCATTCATTACTGA